A single Candidatus Tectomicrobia bacterium DNA region contains:
- a CDS encoding cytidylate kinase-like family protein produces the protein MAVITVSRQYGTGGMTMGNHLAQRLGYTFVFREELARGCRERGLDIDLDRMEGRAPNVIERLFGVNPEKLRRALKETMEEAARAGGVVIGGWGSQVLLKERSDALHIRVVGSNEARIHQLMESGGVTRSAAEDIVKNADRDQKLFSEYFFGVDFADPKLYHAVLNIERFSQDGMIDFIHAMLHEKTQAVS, from the coding sequence ATGGCCGTCATCACAGTCTCCCGTCAATACGGCACAGGCGGCATGACCATGGGCAATCACCTTGCCCAGCGGCTGGGCTACACCTTCGTATTCCGGGAGGAGCTGGCCCGGGGCTGCCGCGAGCGCGGGCTGGACATCGACCTCGACCGGATGGAGGGGCGGGCGCCCAACGTCATCGAGCGCCTCTTCGGCGTGAACCCGGAGAAGCTGCGCCGCGCGCTCAAGGAGACGATGGAGGAGGCCGCGCGGGCCGGCGGCGTCGTCATCGGGGGCTGGGGCAGCCAGGTGCTCCTCAAGGAGCGGTCCGACGCCCTGCACATCCGGGTGGTGGGGAGCAACGAGGCGCGCATACACCAGCTCATGGAGAGCGGGGGGGTGACGAGGTCGGCCGCCGAGGACATCGTCAAGAACGCCGACCGCGACCAGAAGCTCTTCTCGGAGTATTTCTTCGGCGTGGACTTCGCGGACCCCAAGCTCTACCACGCCGTGCTGAACATCGAGCGCTTCTCGCAGGACGGGATGATCGACTTCATCCACGCCATGCTCCACGAGAAGACGCAGGCGGTTTCCTAG
- a CDS encoding YihY family inner membrane protein translates to MPESRPRAAEEHVAIIGRALPHPLRLPILAFGLFLSDQAHLRAAALTYTSLLSLVPVLAFAFSMLRGLGFEENLLTYLILQYFPATDQGLHEKLLTYVRQVNAGTLGVAGLAGLLFSVWLTLGTVERALNATFGARRERTWVRKVTDYFAILFLSPLMIAIIMSGITLLQVRETLGGIWLLSEALELALRLVPILGAILLFSWIIIVMPNTQVSPRAAAWGGVVGGAIWFFLQWGYVRFQVGFARNEAIYGALAQLPLFMAWVYLSWCALLYAAALAALAEGRRPPPEPGEARHPTDPRELALHILTEAAVRLAKAQPPLAREDARRGLDVQPEILETVLDQLQTRGYLTETREGGRFMLTVHPASIRAVEAWDLFTPPQPHCSPGAEMVIQEMRRRERSALEGLTLEDLRLAPEKTREDDKPAPRAAAPAEEPAAGPEG, encoded by the coding sequence ATGCCCGAGTCCCGCCCGAGGGCCGCCGAGGAGCACGTCGCGATCATCGGGCGGGCCTTGCCCCACCCGCTCCGCCTGCCCATTCTAGCATTCGGGCTCTTCCTCTCCGACCAGGCCCACCTGCGGGCGGCGGCCCTCACCTACACATCGCTCCTCTCGCTGGTGCCCGTGCTGGCCTTCGCCTTCTCGATGCTGCGCGGGCTGGGCTTCGAGGAGAACCTCCTGACGTACCTCATCCTCCAGTACTTCCCCGCCACGGACCAGGGCCTGCACGAGAAGCTCCTGACCTACGTCCGCCAGGTCAACGCGGGGACGCTGGGGGTCGCGGGGCTGGCCGGCCTCCTGTTCTCGGTGTGGCTCACCCTCGGCACCGTCGAGCGCGCCCTGAACGCCACCTTCGGCGCCCGCCGGGAGCGCACCTGGGTCCGGAAGGTCACCGATTATTTCGCCATCCTGTTCCTGAGCCCGCTGATGATCGCCATCATCATGAGCGGCATCACATTGCTTCAGGTCCGGGAGACGCTCGGCGGCATCTGGCTCCTCTCCGAGGCCCTGGAGCTGGCCCTGCGCCTGGTGCCCATTCTGGGCGCGATCCTGCTCTTTTCTTGGATCATCATCGTCATGCCGAATACCCAGGTGTCCCCCCGGGCGGCGGCGTGGGGCGGGGTGGTCGGAGGGGCGATCTGGTTTTTCCTGCAATGGGGGTACGTGCGCTTCCAGGTGGGCTTCGCCCGCAACGAGGCCATCTACGGGGCCCTGGCCCAGCTCCCCCTCTTCATGGCCTGGGTCTATCTCTCTTGGTGCGCCCTGCTCTACGCGGCCGCCCTGGCGGCCCTGGCCGAGGGGCGCCGCCCCCCTCCGGAGCCGGGCGAGGCGCGCCACCCGACGGACCCGCGGGAGCTGGCCCTCCACATCCTGACCGAGGCGGCGGTGCGCCTGGCGAAGGCGCAGCCCCCTCTCGCCCGGGAGGACGCCCGGAGGGGGCTGGACGTCCAGCCGGAAATCCTGGAAACTGTCCTGGATCAGCTGCAAACGCGAGGCTACCTGACGGAGACGCGCGAGGGCGGGAGGTTCATGCTGACCGTTCACCCGGCCAGCATCCGGGCGGTGGAGGCGTGGGATCTCTTCACCCCCCCGCAGCCCCACTGCTCTCCCGGCGCCGAGATGGTCATCCAGGAGATGCGCCGCAGGGAGCGGTCCGCTCTGGAGGGCCTGACGCTCGAGGACCTGCGCCTCGCGCCGGAAAAGACCCGGGAAGACGACAAGCCGGCGCCCCGCGCCGCGGCCCCCGCCGAGGAGCCGGCGGCCGGCCCGGAGGGGTGA
- a CDS encoding TerC family protein, whose product MPWSWLIFLVIVLLLLALDLGLHRKSHAVSMREALAWSGFWVALGLAFTAFIYLGYENQWLGLGKARDAVDGAPNDGSAAAVKYLTGYVIEKSLSVDNIFVIAMLFRYFAVPARYQHRVLFWGILGALAMRGAMIAVGVRLIEEFEWLLYAFGAFLLFAAVQMLWTGGKHGGDPGKNPVVRLARRFFPVADEFHGPHFMVRAGTPEARETDSHAPDRAAERAGAGTWMLTPLALALIMVETTDLIFAVDSIPAIFAITTDPYLVFTSNVFAILGLRALYFALAGLMDKFRYLNVSLAAVLALVGAKMLAADWIKEMLGKNYNFHLLGAILLILAAGVAASLLAGPKPEHADVARRAREAGEET is encoded by the coding sequence ATGCCCTGGTCCTGGCTGATTTTCCTCGTCATCGTCTTGTTGCTGCTGGCGCTGGACCTGGGCCTTCACCGCAAGTCGCATGCGGTGTCGATGCGGGAGGCGCTCGCCTGGTCCGGCTTCTGGGTCGCGCTCGGCCTCGCCTTCACCGCGTTCATCTATCTCGGCTACGAGAACCAATGGCTGGGGCTGGGGAAGGCCCGCGACGCCGTGGACGGCGCCCCGAACGACGGCTCGGCGGCCGCGGTGAAGTACCTCACCGGCTATGTCATCGAGAAGTCCCTGAGCGTGGACAACATCTTCGTCATCGCCATGCTCTTCCGGTACTTCGCCGTCCCGGCGCGCTACCAGCACCGGGTGCTCTTCTGGGGCATCCTGGGCGCCCTGGCGATGCGCGGCGCGATGATCGCCGTGGGGGTGCGGCTCATCGAGGAGTTCGAGTGGCTGCTCTACGCCTTCGGCGCCTTCCTCCTCTTCGCGGCCGTCCAGATGCTCTGGACGGGGGGGAAGCACGGGGGCGACCCGGGAAAGAACCCCGTGGTGCGGCTGGCGCGGCGTTTCTTCCCGGTGGCAGACGAGTTCCACGGCCCGCACTTCATGGTGCGGGCCGGGACCCCGGAGGCGCGGGAGACGGACTCGCACGCCCCGGACCGGGCGGCCGAGCGCGCAGGGGCGGGGACATGGATGCTCACCCCGCTGGCCCTCGCCCTCATCATGGTGGAGACGACGGACCTGATCTTCGCCGTGGACTCCATCCCGGCCATCTTCGCCATCACCACCGACCCCTACCTGGTCTTCACCAGCAACGTGTTCGCCATCCTGGGACTCCGGGCGCTCTACTTCGCGCTGGCCGGGCTGATGGACAAGTTCCGCTACCTCAACGTCTCGCTCGCGGCGGTGCTGGCGCTGGTGGGAGCGAAGATGCTGGCGGCGGACTGGATCAAGGAGATGCTCGGGAAGAACTACAACTTCCATCTGCTGGGGGCGATCCTGCTCATCCTCGCGGCGGGCGTCGCGGCCTCGCTCCTCGCGGGGCCCAAGCCCGAGCACGCCGACGTCGCGCGGCGGGCCCGCGAGGCGGGCGAGGAAACGTGA
- a CDS encoding MBL fold metallo-hydrolase — translation MARAAKVLPAPAKTQGFVQVVKGVYAYIGGNGATNFGLALTKDRPVIIDNDIRVRKPFLAGMRSLTRKMPGLVLNTHHNFDHTSDNGFYHGHGAVSFGCELTAEEMEREEKAGVWVKQMVGRGPKVDHLVGKLHVAPPMVTFEEMITVRYGGRAFQMIYIDHCHTLGDTVVWMPEERVLFSGDLLTHRTLPVNRLGNFANWIAALDVLDMFPVRRIVPGHGPLPPAGKGIIKENRDCLLRLRERAQAALRKAKAPEKAAQLVQMPEYRRWFRYGNVGVNALKMAQELKGKRK, via the coding sequence ATGGCGCGCGCCGCGAAGGTCCTTCCCGCTCCAGCCAAGACGCAAGGCTTCGTCCAGGTGGTCAAGGGGGTGTACGCCTACATCGGGGGGAACGGCGCCACCAACTTCGGCTTGGCGCTGACGAAGGATCGGCCGGTCATCATCGACAACGACATCCGGGTCCGCAAGCCCTTCCTCGCGGGGATGCGCAGCCTCACCCGCAAGATGCCGGGGCTCGTCCTCAACACCCACCACAACTTCGACCACACCTCGGACAACGGCTTCTACCACGGGCACGGCGCCGTCTCCTTCGGCTGCGAGCTCACCGCCGAGGAGATGGAGCGCGAGGAGAAGGCGGGCGTCTGGGTGAAACAGATGGTGGGCCGGGGCCCCAAGGTGGACCACCTGGTGGGCAAGCTCCACGTCGCGCCCCCCATGGTGACCTTCGAGGAGATGATTACGGTCCGCTACGGCGGGCGCGCCTTCCAGATGATCTACATCGATCACTGCCACACCCTGGGGGACACGGTGGTGTGGATGCCCGAGGAGCGGGTGCTCTTCTCGGGCGACCTCCTCACCCACCGCACCCTGCCGGTGAACCGGCTGGGGAACTTCGCCAACTGGATCGCGGCGCTCGACGTGCTCGACATGTTCCCGGTCCGGCGCATCGTGCCCGGCCACGGGCCGCTCCCCCCCGCCGGCAAGGGGATCATCAAGGAGAACCGCGACTGCCTCCTGCGCCTGCGCGAGCGCGCCCAGGCCGCCCTGCGCAAGGCCAAGGCGCCCGAGAAGGCCGCCCAGCTCGTGCAGATGCCCGAATACCGGCGCTGGTTCCGCTACGGGAACGTGGGCGTGAACGCCCTCAAGATGGCACAGGAGCTGAAGGGGAAGAGGAAATAG
- a CDS encoding 6-carboxytetrahydropterin synthase, protein MDAAEAAGPPPPGGRAVIEITRREEFSAAHRLFNAAWPAERNEALYGLCANPHYHGHNYVVEVTLRGPVDPETGMIYNLADLKGLLRRQVVEPLDHKNLNEDAAPYLKGRIPTAENIAMAIWERLAEHLPPGLLHRVRLFENERNFVDYRGGS, encoded by the coding sequence ATGGATGCGGCGGAGGCGGCCGGGCCCCCGCCTCCGGGGGGACGAGCCGTGATCGAGATCACCCGCCGGGAAGAGTTCTCGGCCGCGCACCGCCTCTTCAACGCCGCCTGGCCGGCCGAGCGCAACGAGGCCCTCTACGGCCTGTGCGCGAACCCCCACTACCACGGCCACAACTACGTCGTGGAGGTGACGCTCCGCGGCCCCGTGGACCCCGAGACGGGCATGATCTACAACCTCGCCGACCTCAAGGGCCTCCTGCGCCGCCAGGTGGTCGAGCCGCTCGACCACAAGAACCTGAACGAGGACGCCGCGCCCTACCTGAAGGGCCGCATCCCGACGGCGGAGAACATCGCCATGGCCATCTGGGAGCGCCTGGCCGAGCACCTTCCGCCGGGCCTCCTCCACCGCGTCCGCCTGTTCGAGAACGAGCGCAACTTCGTGGACTACCGGGGGGGGAGCTGA
- a CDS encoding SDR family oxidoreductase produces MAAGGLRPLAGRRIVLTGASRGIGRAAALRLARAGAQVLAVARDAQALTSLAFEAKPAAGRIFAHSCDLASEEEIEALADAAARRLGGVDALVNNAGAGVFRELEALAPGEFEATLAVCLKAPFLLIRALAPYLEASGGEVVNVSSICAVTGFPGAAAYCAAKAGLEGMSRALAEELRPRGIRLSVLRPGATATSMWKDIPGEFDTERMIPPDLVAESLEFLLSQSRRVWTETMVILPPAGRV; encoded by the coding sequence ATGGCCGCCGGGGGCCTCCGGCCGCTGGCGGGGCGGCGGATCGTCCTGACCGGGGCCTCGCGCGGCATCGGCCGGGCGGCGGCCCTGCGCCTGGCCCGCGCCGGGGCCCAGGTGCTGGCCGTGGCCCGCGACGCCCAGGCCCTCACCTCCCTCGCCTTCGAGGCCAAGCCCGCCGCGGGCCGGATCTTCGCCCACAGCTGCGACCTCGCCTCGGAGGAGGAGATCGAGGCCCTGGCCGATGCCGCCGCCCGGCGGCTCGGGGGGGTGGACGCCCTCGTGAACAACGCCGGGGCGGGGGTCTTCCGGGAGCTGGAGGCGCTCGCCCCGGGGGAGTTCGAGGCCACCCTGGCCGTCTGCCTCAAGGCCCCCTTCCTCCTCATCCGGGCCCTCGCCCCCTACCTGGAGGCCTCGGGCGGGGAGGTGGTGAACGTCTCCTCCATCTGCGCCGTGACCGGTTTCCCGGGCGCGGCGGCCTATTGCGCCGCCAAGGCCGGCCTCGAGGGGATGTCGCGGGCCCTGGCCGAGGAGCTGCGCCCCCGCGGCATCCGCCTGAGCGTCCTGCGGCCCGGGGCCACCGCCACCAGCATGTGGAAGGACATCCCCGGCGAGTTCGACACCGAAAGGATGATCCCCCCCGACCTGGTGGCCGAGTCCCTGGAGTTCCTCCTGTCCCAGTCCCGCCGGGTCTGGACCGAGACGATGGTGATCCTCCCCCCGGCCGGGCGGGTGTAG
- a CDS encoding motility protein A: protein MGTMIGIIVGGGLMFYSLITSGGIGIFWDPPSVMIVFGGTGAAILMSHPLQRVVGVFRVMRNVFRREISDASAYISAIVRLAHKARKESILSLQQDAASVNNRFMRMGLQLIIDGQPPELVRAVLETELESLLSRHEEGARIFKAMGKYAPAFGMIGTLIGLIAMLKSMSGGLEALGPGMAVALITTFYGALSANLFFIPVADKLASRSEKEVLQIRVVIEGVLMIQEGMNPRLIEQRLNAHLEPEQRIQHFERMMRRERKEAQEAGG, encoded by the coding sequence ATGGGAACCATGATCGGAATCATCGTCGGCGGGGGGTTGATGTTCTACTCCCTCATCACCTCGGGCGGGATCGGCATCTTCTGGGATCCCCCCTCGGTCATGATCGTCTTCGGGGGCACGGGGGCCGCCATCCTCATGAGCCATCCGCTCCAGCGGGTGGTGGGGGTGTTCCGCGTCATGCGGAACGTCTTCCGGCGGGAGATCTCCGACGCAAGCGCTTACATCTCGGCCATCGTCCGGCTGGCGCACAAGGCGCGCAAGGAATCCATCCTGAGCCTCCAGCAGGATGCCGCCAGCGTCAACAACCGCTTCATGCGCATGGGCCTGCAGCTGATCATCGACGGGCAGCCGCCCGAGCTCGTGCGGGCCGTCCTGGAAACCGAGCTCGAGAGCCTCCTCTCGCGCCACGAGGAGGGGGCCCGCATCTTCAAGGCCATGGGCAAGTACGCCCCCGCCTTCGGCATGATCGGCACCCTCATCGGCCTCATCGCCATGCTCAAGTCGATGTCGGGCGGGCTCGAGGCCCTGGGCCCCGGCATGGCCGTCGCCCTCATCACCACTTTCTACGGCGCATTGTCCGCGAACTTGTTCTTCATCCCCGTCGCGGACAAACTGGCCAGCCGCTCGGAGAAGGAGGTGCTCCAGATCCGGGTCGTCATCGAGGGCGTGCTGATGATCCAGGAGGGCATGAATCCCCGGCTCATCGAGCAGCGGCTGAACGCCCACCTCGAGCCCGAGCAGCGCATCCAGCACTTCGAGCGCATGATGCGGCGCGAGCGCAAGGAAGCCCAGGAGGCGGGAGGGTAG